In Anaerococcus prevotii DSM 20548, the genomic window TAAGTGGTTAGATAGCAAGTTTTTAGATGATGATAACTAGCCCAAAATAAAAAGCAGGAGCTGCAACTCCTGCTTTTTATGTGTTAAAATTAATTACATTCCCTATGTGATATCATTATACTAAGCTATGCTCCTTTAAGCAAATTTTAGTTATAGATATAATAAAACTAATACTTATACAAATTATTTCAAATTATTTGACAAGGAAAAAATACCATGGTATTATAGGATTATCAAATAAATAAAGTTTTGACACCATTTGAAAAGAAGAGTAGTCTAGAAAGATATTCTACAGAGAGCCCCGTTTGGTGAAAGGGGTGGATGTTGATTTAGATGAAGATGGCCTTTGATGGGATAGTTCGATATTAGAGCTATACGGGTCTTCCCGTTACAGAAGTAGAGTATGTCTGTACTTGATGAGTGCCTATACGTGTGAACGTATATGAATTAAGGTGGTAACGCGAATTTTCGTCCTTAGTTTCCTTCGGGAAGCTGGGGACTTTTTTTATTACAAGTTTAGGAAGGGAAATATGATTGAGCTAAAAAATATTACAGTCGACTTTGATGGCTTTAAGGCAGTCGATGATGTAAGTATCAAAATTGAAAAACAAGATGCCTACGGGATTGTGGGCTTTTCTGGGGCGGGTAAGTCAACTCTTGTAAGGACTATCAACCTCCTCCAAAGACCAAGTGAAGGAGAGGTCATAGTTAAGGGAGAAAGGCTTCTAGACTTATCTAAGAAGGATTTGCGAAATAGGAGAAAGAAGATCGGAATGATCTTCCAACATTTTAATCTTTTGAATAATATTACAGTTTTGGATAATGTAATCTTTCCAATCAAGAGAGATAAAATTCCAAAGGAAGAAAAAATCAAAAAGGCCAAGGAACTTTTAGAGCTTGTGGGAATTGGTGATAAGGCTGACTCCTACCCGAGAGAGCTTTCCGGAGGGCAAAAGCAAAGATGCGCCATAGCCCGTGCCCTTGCCTCAGATCCTGAGATCCTTCTTTGCGATGAGGCGACAAGTGCTCTAGATCCAAAGACTACCAAGCAAATATTGGCCCTCCTTAAAGAGCTTAATGAGAAGCTAAAGCTTACTATTGTAATCATAACCCACCAGATGGAAGTTGTAAAAGACCTTTGCAACAAATGTGCCGTGATGCAAGGCGGAAGGGTTATCGAAGAAGGAAATACCTTGGACATATTCTCAGATCCAAAAGAAGAACTTACTAGAGAATTCGTAGAAACTTCAACCAATGTCGAAGCTACAATCGAAGAAGTTAAGGAAAATATAGGAATCTTAAAAGAAGACGAAATCCTAGTCCAACTTAACTACAAGGGAGCGAGCACAACCGAGCCACTCATTAATGAAATCTATGATAAGTTTGGCATAAAGACCAACATCCTTGCAGCAAATATAGAATTTATTAGCCAAACACCAGTGGGTAACCTCATAGTTACCTTTAAGGGATCTAACGGAAGTCTTGATGAAGTCCTTACTTATTTAGAAGAAAGAGATGTAAGAATTAGAATTTTAGGAGGTAGAGATGGGATACTTTGATTATGCCCTATCCATATCAGATAGGATTGTAAAAGAAACTTGGGCCACCCTACACATGCTTGTCGTTTCTGCAATATTTGCAGGAATCTTTGGCCTCATACTTGGAGTAATCCTAGTTGTGACAGACAGGGGAAGAATATTAGAAAACAGAAAACTTTACTCAGTGCTTGATAAGATAACCAACACCTTTAGGGCAATCCCCTTTGTAAT contains:
- a CDS encoding methionine ABC transporter ATP-binding protein, whose amino-acid sequence is MIELKNITVDFDGFKAVDDVSIKIEKQDAYGIVGFSGAGKSTLVRTINLLQRPSEGEVIVKGERLLDLSKKDLRNRRKKIGMIFQHFNLLNNITVLDNVIFPIKRDKIPKEEKIKKAKELLELVGIGDKADSYPRELSGGQKQRCAIARALASDPEILLCDEATSALDPKTTKQILALLKELNEKLKLTIVIITHQMEVVKDLCNKCAVMQGGRVIEEGNTLDIFSDPKEELTREFVETSTNVEATIEEVKENIGILKEDEILVQLNYKGASTTEPLINEIYDKFGIKTNILAANIEFISQTPVGNLIVTFKGSNGSLDEVLTYLEERDVRIRILGGRDGIL